AAGGGGCTTCGGTTGGGGCCGTGATCCCTTCGCGGGCGATGTAGGCGTCAATGGATTTCTTGATGTCGGCATTGGTTTTGTCAGCATCATCAAGGTTTTCCGCAAGATCCGGTGCGAAGTGCGCCACTTCATCGCGGATTGTCTCCAGCGTGCCATGCAGGCCCACGCCCTCCTTGGCAAAGAGCCGCAGATCAAGATCATGGCCTCCATTTCGGCCGGTGACATAATGATTGGTTTTGTCGCGTGCGCCGTCACGTAAGGGGTGATTGTCCACAGTAAGATCGTAGAAGTGCATGTCCGCAAGCCAGTCCACGACATCGCGGCCACGGTAGAAGCGCGAGACACGCGGGGCGGAACCGACACAGAGATGAACCTTGCGTTTTTCAAGAAACAGGTCCTCGACGATCTGCGCACCGGACTGACCGCTGCCCACGACCAGAACCGCGCCGTTCGGAAGCTGGGCGGCATTGCGGTAATCCTGCGAGTGGACCTGATGGATGGTGGGATCGATGGCACTCGCATAGCCGGGGATAACCGCGTCCTGATACGCTCCCGATGCAATGACCACATGCTTTGCATGCCATGTCTCTCCAGCCGCCACCACGCGGTACCCGCCGCCTTCATGGCGCGTGATGGAGGTGACAGCCGTGTGTTCGTGCAGCGGTGGGTTGAACGAGTTAACAAAGCCCTTCACGTATT
The Acetobacter oryzoeni genome window above contains:
- a CDS encoding MSMEG_0569 family flavin-dependent oxidoreductase, with the protein product MTQNEKSIPVIIVGGGQAGLSMSWYLCREKVEHIVFEAKTACHSWEDERWDNFCLVTPNWQCELPGHPYKGNDPHGFMVKQEIIEYVKGFVNSFNPPLHEHTAVTSITRHEGGGYRVVAAGETWHAKHVVIASGAYQDAVIPGYASAIDPTIHQVHSQDYRNAAQLPNGAVLVVGSGQSGAQIVEDLFLEKRKVHLCVGSAPRVSRFYRGRDVVDWLADMHFYDLTVDNHPLRDGARDKTNHYVTGRNGGHDLDLRLFAKEGVGLHGTLETIRDEVAHFAPDLAENLDDADKTNADIKKSIDAYIAREGITAPTEAPYAPVWEPDGSNTPLDLKAAGITSIVWCIGFRPNYRWIDVPVFNGANKPVWHRGVTDAPGFYFLGLPWLHTWGSGRFSGVSRDAAWLASQITGKDVPVA